GCACCCGATATATCCATCGTGATCGACGGATCAAGTTCGGCAGCTTCTGGCGCGGATAGCACTTTGACCGGAACACCCAAACGTTCGGCAAACTTAGCGGTTTCACATTCTTCGTGAAAAGACTTGTTTTTTTTGCACAGCATCATCAGTCCCGTCGGACTGAAGTCGAATCCGTCGGGCAACTCGGATTGTAAGGCTTCGTACCCCGCTCGGCTCGCCAAATGAAGATCGCGCAAAAGCGGCGCCGAGCGATCCACGTGCTGTTGGGTGCAAGCGGTTTTGAACTTCCACAACCACGACGCCAACTCCATCGACAAACGCGGACGAATGTAAAATGGCGACTCGGGACTGGCCATCCATTTCAATCCCATTCGAATCATGCCGGGTGCGGCAAGCGGGATCATGTGGCTAGGCACGATCATGCCCGCGTTGCCGAACGAGCAGCCGCCACGGTGCGACGGACCGCGGTCAATCACGGTCACTTGATGACCGGACGCGTGGCAGTGCCACGCAGTTGAAAGCCCTATGACGCCGCCGCCGATGATGACAATCCGCTTAGACAACTCTAGGACTCCCGCGAAGCGGCATCGGGATCAATTCCCCACGCAAACGGATCTGCGGGATCGATGTGCAGACGCGATTGCGACGTGACGAAAGCACGTCCGGTGATGACCGGACGAATCCGCTGTTCATCAGTTGCCGTGTATTGAAAACGCCCCTCGAATGTGGTGCCAAGGATTCCAGCCTGAACCCAGTTCTGGTCGGGCGCAAGCGTGCCATCCGCAGCCAAGCACGCCAATTTCGCACTCGTGCCTGTTCCGCATGGCGATCGATCGTATGCCAACCCTGGACACAGCACGAAGTTCTGCGAGTCTGCACCGGTGCAAGGCGTCGTCGCAAACAACTCGACGTGATCGACTTCCGGGTAGCCCGATTCATTGATCGATTTCCGAATCAAGGTCGCTGATCGTTGCAACCAATCAACTTCGTGCAGCGATATTTCGAACTTGGGATAAGTCACCAAGAAAAACCAATTGCCACCCCACGCCACATCGCCGATGACTTCACCGATCGTGGGAACATCGATCGTGACGTCCTTGGCCAACCGATAGCTTTCGATGTTTTCAAACGAAACGGATCCATCGACGTTGTTGGTCGTCGTGACGATGCCGACCGGCGTTTCGACACGACATTTTTCACCGATACTCTGGCCCCTATGTTTTAGTGTCGTGATCACACCAATCATCCCGTGGCCGCACATTCCCAGATAGCCGACATTGTTGAAAAAGATGACACCGATATCTGCCGATCCATCAAGGGGCTTGCACATGAGGGCACCGACCATGACATCGTTGCCGCGTGGTTCACGGACGATCGCACGCCGATAGTGATCAAATTGTTCCCGGAAAACGACCAACTGGTCGGCAACGCTACCCACGCCCAGATCGGGAATCCCCGAAACCACAACACGCGTCGGTTCACCCTCGGTGTGGGAATCGATCACTTCGATGGAACTTGCCGGTTCATCACGTTCAAGCATGCTGGCCCGCCGGTGATTGGCACGTGATTCGGTCGGCTTCTTTGCGTCCGGTCCAATCTTGCCACCATGCCATGAACAACTTGAATTGCGATTCAACAAATCCGCGTTGGCTCGCACTCAAAGCGTCATCGCTATTGAAGTGTTTCGCGTAACGCGCGTCACCCTGCAATTCCAAAAGATACTTGTAGTACAAGACCAAGTCGGGACCTTCATCGAAGGTCGATAGCACGGTCAGCGCTTCGTCCAATTCTTTCGCCAGTCGCCTTGCTGTAGCGTCGCCGTTCGCAGCAGCGCGACAGAGTGAAACCAGGATAAGCACTTGCTCGGGAAGGCAGTTGCCAATACCAGTAATTGCACCGGAAGCACCACAGTGTACGAATCCGTGAAAGACCTGAGTGTCGACGCCGGCCATCAGAACGACGTTGTCATCGGCGCTCGTGATCTGTTCGCTGGCATAGCTGAGTGCGGCTGCACCGCCAAATTCCTTGAATCCAACCAGGCTTGGAAACTGGTTGCGCAAACTGAAAAACAGATCGGCCTTGGTTTCGAATCCATAGTAGGGGCTGTTGTAGATCACCGCGGGCAGATCCGGCGCGGCGGCCAAGATGCGGGAAAAATGGTTTCGCTGGGCGGCAGGCGAAGTACCACGCGACAGGACGCGCGGGATCACCATCAAACCGTCCGCGCCGATCGATTGAGCGTGGGCGGCATGATCCGCCGCCAGGGTTGTATTCTGGGCACCGGTTCCCACGATGACGCGTAAGTCCGCATCGACCAATGCGGCGACACCCTGTTGGCGTTGTCCATCCGTCAGCAGCGGCCAATCACCCATGGATCCGCAATAGACAACCGCATGCATGCCTGCGGCGACCAACTGAGTTGCCTTCTCAACCAAGGCGTGAAAATCGGGTTGACCGTCATCGCCGCAAGGCGTCATCAGGGCTGGGATACAGCCCTTGAAAATCGAAGCGTCCATCTCGTAGCTCGTTCGTTGAATCGACAATACGTGAAAGTTGCCGACGCAAATGTCTAACCCGAGACTCTGTTGCAGCGCCGACCGTATCGCGATCTTGACTGCAACCGACGTTCATTTCAATCCGCCGATGGTTGAGTCAGATGTTCGGTGCTTGAAATGACGCTACTGTCGATGCCGAACGCGTAGATCCAC
Above is a window of Rubripirellula tenax DNA encoding:
- a CDS encoding proline racemase family protein, whose protein sequence is MLERDEPASSIEVIDSHTEGEPTRVVVSGIPDLGVGSVADQLVVFREQFDHYRRAIVREPRGNDVMVGALMCKPLDGSADIGVIFFNNVGYLGMCGHGMIGVITTLKHRGQSIGEKCRVETPVGIVTTTNNVDGSVSFENIESYRLAKDVTIDVPTIGEVIGDVAWGGNWFFLVTYPKFEISLHEVDWLQRSATLIRKSINESGYPEVDHVELFATTPCTGADSQNFVLCPGLAYDRSPCGTGTSAKLACLAADGTLAPDQNWVQAGILGTTFEGRFQYTATDEQRIRPVITGRAFVTSQSRLHIDPADPFAWGIDPDAASRES
- a CDS encoding dihydrodipicolinate synthase family protein codes for the protein MDASIFKGCIPALMTPCGDDGQPDFHALVEKATQLVAAGMHAVVYCGSMGDWPLLTDGQRQQGVAALVDADLRVIVGTGAQNTTLAADHAAHAQSIGADGLMVIPRVLSRGTSPAAQRNHFSRILAAAPDLPAVIYNSPYYGFETKADLFFSLRNQFPSLVGFKEFGGAAALSYASEQITSADDNVVLMAGVDTQVFHGFVHCGASGAITGIGNCLPEQVLILVSLCRAAANGDATARRLAKELDEALTVLSTFDEGPDLVLYYKYLLELQGDARYAKHFNSDDALSASQRGFVESQFKLFMAWWQDWTGRKEADRITCQSPAGQHA